The region GTCATCAGTTTAAGATTTGAATTTCATTTCAAGGCATTTGAGGCGATAGGAGGATCACTAGACGTAAGCCTAATTTTATCAAGGGATCTGTTCCCTCTTAATTCAAGTGATGGTTCAATGATAACTTTGGTTTAAGAGGGCAAGAAGGTCCCTAAAAAATAAGTCATAATGTAGGAGTCATTGTATTTTTTAACCTATTTAATGAGTATTTTCAATTAAACTGTGAATGATGAGAGACACTTTATGGGCTTTTAACATAAGATATACTAGTCTGAAAAAAAGGAGTGATAACATGGCTCAAACGTTGTTAGATATTCAGTATGGGGATGTATTTGGCAATGTCAAATGTGAGAAAGTTGTGCTTTATGGAGATTCAGAAGATGATGGACTTTTTATGAATCAGTTGAAATTAGTAGTGGCTGGAAAAGAAATCGCGCCATTAAGTTGTGAGTTACCATTCGGTGGATATGCGATGCATTTATATTTAGGGGATTTTTTATCATTAGGAAAAGATCAAATTTTGGTGGTTGGTCAATCAGGTGGTAGTGGAGATTATACAGTTTTAGGATTGGTTGAGGTAGAAAAAAATCAGTTGAAGTTGGTATGTCGTGATGATGAGATTTCAAAGCAGTTGGTATTTAGCACACAACTTGTAAATGATGAGCAGGCCTTTGTTCTTTGTGATCAAACCCAAATGATATTTTTAGTAGAGATAGACGATGAAAACTCATTGCCACAAGTTTTGGCACCGAATGTGATTTATCCGATTAAGCAACCGTATCAAGATGCGTTTAGTTTATTAGTTCAACAGCGAATTATAGGACAGACAAATTCTCAAACACTTGGTATGATCCAATCTATTCTAGTTTTTAATGATCAAGGAAAGTTAGTGATTCAGAATCAATATTTGCTTGAACCAGGATATGAAAAGTGAGGTTTTAACTCGCTTTTTATTTTACTAAAATTTATGAAATCGATACCATTCTATATTTACCTCTTTTTCATTTAATGCTATAATTCATCTTAAATAGGAATAATAATAATGGAAAGGAGCGTAGCGACTTTTCATGTGACGGGGATTTGGGGACGGAGAATTAAATAGTTATTGATTGTGTGGGAAGGTTCCCTTATTTGGTGTGAGTTTTCATGAAAAGTAGCGATAGAATAGGATGGGAAGAAGAGATGAGTTTGAACAACGGTTAGCGAAGCATTATGATGACTTAAAGTGGACGTATCATTATGTCTATGATCAATTTGGAGCGAGTGATGAAGATTTTGAGTCGCTGATGAGGGTGATTGAAAAAAAATATCAGGAACGTCAAGCAGAACTTAAAGCATTAGATCAGCGTGATTCACATTGGTTTATGGCCCAGGATATGATTGGAATGATGCTTTATGTGGATTTATTTGCGGGGGATTTGAAAAATTTAAGTCAAAAAATTCCGTATTTGAAAGAGTTAGGGGTGACGTATGTTCATTTGATGCCTCTTTTAAAGCCTCGTGAAGGGGAAAATGATGGAGGGTATGCGGTAGAAGATTACCGTGATATTGATCCACGCATTGGAACGATGAATGATTTTATTCAGATGTTAAGCGAGTTTCGGGAAGCGGGGATTTCGGTTTGCATCGACTACGTGTTAAATCACACGGCGAAGGAACATGAGTGGGCGAAACGTGCGCTTGAGGGGAATTATTTTTATCAGAGCATGTATATGATGTATGAGCATTATGATATTCCAGCTCTTTATAATAAGACGGTGCCTGAGGTTTTACCGGATAAGTGCCCGGGGAATTTTACTTATTATGAAGAAATTAATCATCATGTCTTTACGTCGTTTAGTGATTTTCAGTGGGATTTGAATTTTAAGAATCCTTATGTGTTTGAGCAAATGGTTGATATTATGTTGTTTTTAGCAAATACAGGGGTTAATATTATTCGGTTAGATGCGATTCCGTTTATGTGGAAAGAGCTTGGAACGTCGTGCCGTAATTTACCGATGATTCATGAATTGATGCATCTGCTACATCTGATTAAAGAAATTGCGTGTCCATCCCTTGTTTTACTTGGAGAAGCGATTGTTGAGCCTTATGAGATTGTAAAGTATTTTGGAGATGAGCACAAAGTCGAGTGCGAGTTAATGTATAATGCGAATTTTATGGTGAATATTTGGAATTCGTTAGCGACTCGGGATACTCGTGTCATGCGTTTGGATAGTGAGAGGTACACGACACCAAAATCGGGAACTTGGATTAATTATGCACGTTGTCACGATGATATTGGATGGGGATTTAGTGAGGATGCGATTTGGTTAACGGGCTCAAATCCAGTGGATCATAAGCAATTTATGATTGATTTTTATAGCGGAAAGTTCCCGGGAAGTTTTGCAACAGGAGAAATTTATCAATATAATCCAGTGACGCGTGATGCAAGAATTAATGGAACACTTGCAAGTTTAGCTGGACTTGAGCAGGCGTTAAGATATGATAATAGTGCCATGATTGAAACAGCCATTGCTCGTATTAATCTCATACACGCCTTATTACTAGGATCACAAGGAATCCCGCTTCTTTATAGTTGTGATGAATTAGCAACGATTAATGATTATTCTTACTTAGAAGATGAACATAAATGCCGTGAAGGGCGTTGGGTTCACCGACCAGCAATGGACTGGGATCGTGCGAAAAAACGTCATGATTTAACGACACCAGTGGGTCAAGTTTTCCAAATGCTAAAGCATCTCATTAACATTCGCAAAAATGAGCCATTATTTGCTGGGGATGTGAAAAATGAGATCCTCCGCTTGTCAAATCACCATGTTTATGGAATCGGCAAATTCCAAGATGATGCCAAAATGTTATTATTATTTAACTTCTCCGAACATAAATTGTATCTTCCAACAACTGAAATGAAACAGTGTGGATTTAGTGGGATGATGTCAGACCTTGTCAGTGATAAAAGGATTCATTTAGAAGATGAAGTGATTGTTGTTGAACCTTATGAATTTTTATGGTTTAAAAATTAGATAAAAAAGCAGTTCGAATCAGTCGAACTGCTTTTTCTTTGGGGGAGTAGCGTGAAGGAAAGATTCCTTATTCTATGGGTGGTTTTAAAGGTAAATATGACAGGATGTCACATTTCTTTAAAAAAGAGTTTAGGTCAGTTGATTATGGGGGATTACCTTGTGCTATAATAGAGCGTAACGCTGTTAGGAGGTTTTAAGATGGATCAAATGTATTTAGTCATGTTTTTACGTGAAGGTGGGTATATCGAATCAAATGTTGACTTATTAGAACTTGACCGTTCAACGCTTGAACAAGTCATTGAACGTTTAGTAGATTATCATAATAGTGAAGAATTAGAAGATGAATTAAGAGGATGTGGCCTAAATGCTCGTGCGATTATTCGCACGTACTTAAATCATGTCGGGGATTATGGATACGAAGATTTCTATCATTTAGAATTAGTGAGTCCAAAATCATTATAGTTGTCTTTAATGATCAAGGATAAAAAGATACAAAAGTTCAGCAAATTAAATAAAAAGCCTTATCCAGTGGGATAAGGCTTTTTACATGATGATGGACCTTTTTTAGGTCTTCTAAGTAATAGGACATTTGCTCTTCTGTGACTTGAGGAAACGTCTCATAATAGGCTCCTACTGAGGTGAAGTGATCGATTGAATGAAGACAAATAATCTCATCTACAAATTGACGGAGGGCTTCAATCGTTTCTGTTGGTCCAACAGGAACCGCTAAAATCAATTTTTTGGGTTGATGAGCTTTAATCGATTTAATGGCAGCTAAAAGAGTAAATCCTGTCGCTATTCCATCATCGACTAAAATGACCACTTTATGTTGAACGTTTGGAAAGGAATCATGGCCACGATATGTGATTAATCGTCGCTTGATTTCACGTAATTCTTTTTCAATCTCTTGCTCAATATAGCCAGTCGGAACGTGGAGGTGTTCAATATATTCTTCATACAATAAATATTGTCCATCGACAGTTACGGCTCCAATCGCTATTTCTTTATGATGAGGAGCTCCAATTTTTCGAGTAATTATCAAATCCCATTCAAATTGAAAATGTTTAATTGAAGGAAGGCCCACTTCAACTCCACCTCTAGGGACTAAAAGCATGATTATCTCTTTATCATGGTAGAGTTTTAAATGTTGACTTAATAATTCACCTGCATCAAAACGGTTTTTAAATAACAATTTTCATCACCACTTTTTCTAAATTATTTTTAGTATGGACGAAATAGAATAGGTTATTGGCTACATACTAAAGAAAGATATAGACGCTTTAAAATAGAAAAATTTTTAAAAAAGCAATATAGTAAATTTTAGAATTTTTTGAAAGCGTGTATACAAAAGATGTAACCGGTGTTATAATAGCTTTCGCTCGTCATTTTTTGACGAAAAGTGAAATGTCAAATCATATGCTTAAGTCTAGAGTTAGGTTTAGATTAATTATTAATGTATTTAAAGGAGAGCTGACACCATGAAAGTCGTTGTAGTTATTGACTCATTAAAAGGAAGTTTAAGTTCAATAGAAGCAGGTGAAGCAGCAAAAGTAGGTATCTTAGCTGCTAATTCTAATGCGACGGTTGTTGTAAAACCATTAGCTGATGGTGGAGAAGGAACAACAGAAGCGTTAGTAGCTGGAATGAATGGTGAGTTAAAAAATGTAGAAGTGTGTGGACCACTACATGAAAAAGTTTGTGCCCAAATTGGGATGATTGGTGAAACAGCTGTGATTGAAATGGCCCAAGCAGCAGGACTTCCATTAGTAGCAGTAGAAAATCGTAATCCATTAGTGACAACAACCTATGGTGTTGGAGAGATGATTAAAAATTGCATCGAGGCTGGATGTAAAAAATTTATTGTTGGAATTGGTGGATCATCAACAAATGATGCCGGGCTTGGGATGTTAATGGCTTTAGGATTTAAATTCTTAGATGCTAATGGACAAGAAGTGATGCAAGGGGGCCAAGGTCTTAGCCAAGTGGTTTCAATTGATGAAACAAATGTGTTACCTGAATTAGCGTCATGTGACTTTAAAATTGCTTGCGATGTTAATAATCCTTTATATGGAACACTTGGTGCTGCGTATATTTATGCACCACAAAAAGGAGCAAATCCTGAAATGGTAGAAGCATTAGATGCAGGATTAAAGCATTTTGCAGATGTTGTCGCAAAGCATAAAGGACAAGATTTTGCTCATTTACCAGGTGCTGGAGCGGCAGGTGGACTTGGATTTGCGTTCACCGCATTCTTAGGCGGAACATTAGAATCTGGTGTTAAAATTATTTTAGAAGAAACGAAGTTAGAAGAAGAATTAAAAGACGCTGATTTTGTTATGACGGGAGAAGGTCGTATTGATCATCAAACGGCAATGGGGAAAGCTCCAATTGGAGTTGCCAAGCTTGCAAAAAAATATAATTGTAAAGTCATTGGAGTAGCGGGAGCTACAACAAATGATGCGAAAAAATGCAATGAAGAAGGAATGGATGCTTACTTCTCAATCGTTAATAGTGCGATGTCTTTAGAAGAAGCAATGAAGCCAGAAGTTGCTTACGAAAATATGAAGCAAACAACGCAGCAAATCTTTAATTTAATTCAAGCCATTAACTAAATGACAATTTCATAAAGGAGAGTAACCACATGGATTTACAGATTACAACGTTTGGTGCGCTACTTGGGTTAGCTGTAGCCATTTTCTTAATTATTAAAAAGGGACATCCAGCTTACAGCTTAATTTTAGGAGCTTTAATTGGTGGACTTGTTGGAGGAGCAGGACTTGATGGAACTGTTTCAACGATGATTGATGGGGCCAAAGGAATGATGCCGGCCATTATTCGTATCATTACGTCTGGAGTTTTAGCTGGAGTTTTAATCAAAACGGGATCAGCAGCTAAAATTGCAGAACAGATTGTTAAAGTATTAGGAGAAAAACGCGCGTTATTCGCTTTAGCTTTAGCGACAATGATTTTAACAGCAGCTGGGGTATTTATTGATATCGCAGTTATTACAGTAGCACCGATTGCTTTAGCATTAGGTAAAAAATTAAACTATTCAAAAATGGCAATCTTACTTGCGATGATTGGTGGAGGAAAATGTGGAAATGTTATCTCTCCAAATCCAAACACGATTGCAGCTTCTGAAAACTTTGGTGTTGAATTATCAAGTTTAATGGGAGCAAACGTGATTGCGGCCATTTGTGGTTTAATTGTGACGGTTTTCTTAGTTAAGTTATTAATTAATAAAGGTGAAAAAGTAACAGAAATCGTTGTAGAAGAAAATCAAGACGACTTACCAAGCTTCTTTGCAGCGGTTATTGGACCAGTTGTTGCCATTCTTTTATTAGCTTTACGTCCATTGGCTGGAATTACAGTAGACCCATTAATTGCTTTACCAGTAGGTGGAATC is a window of Turicibacter sanguinis DNA encoding:
- a CDS encoding GntP family permease; the protein is MDLQITTFGALLGLAVAIFLIIKKGHPAYSLILGALIGGLVGGAGLDGTVSTMIDGAKGMMPAIIRIITSGVLAGVLIKTGSAAKIAEQIVKVLGEKRALFALALATMILTAAGVFIDIAVITVAPIALALGKKLNYSKMAILLAMIGGGKCGNVISPNPNTIAASENFGVELSSLMGANVIAAICGLIVTVFLVKLLINKGEKVTEIVVEENQDDLPSFFAAVIGPVVAILLLALRPLAGITVDPLIALPVGGIIGVIACGKWKHTNEYITFGLTKMMPVAVLLVGTGAVAGIIKASTLQTTTIALLNGLSIPEFLLAPIAGILMGAATASTTAGTTIASATFGPAIMAAGVSPLGGAAMVHAGATVLDHLPHGSFFHATAGATNVSINERLKLIPYESLVGLTITIVTTIIWGIIL
- a CDS encoding phosphoribosyltransferase; this encodes MLFKNRFDAGELLSQHLKLYHDKEIIMLLVPRGGVEVGLPSIKHFQFEWDLIITRKIGAPHHKEIAIGAVTVDGQYLLYEEYIEHLHVPTGYIEQEIEKELREIKRRLITYRGHDSFPNVQHKVVILVDDGIATGFTLLAAIKSIKAHQPKKLILAVPVGPTETIEALRQFVDEIICLHSIDHFTSVGAYYETFPQVTEEQMSYYLEDLKKVHHHVKSLIPLDKAFYLIC
- a CDS encoding glycerate kinase family protein, which produces MKVVVVIDSLKGSLSSIEAGEAAKVGILAANSNATVVVKPLADGGEGTTEALVAGMNGELKNVEVCGPLHEKVCAQIGMIGETAVIEMAQAAGLPLVAVENRNPLVTTTYGVGEMIKNCIEAGCKKFIVGIGGSSTNDAGLGMLMALGFKFLDANGQEVMQGGQGLSQVVSIDETNVLPELASCDFKIACDVNNPLYGTLGAAYIYAPQKGANPEMVEALDAGLKHFADVVAKHKGQDFAHLPGAGAAGGLGFAFTAFLGGTLESGVKIILEETKLEEELKDADFVMTGEGRIDHQTAMGKAPIGVAKLAKKYNCKVIGVAGATTNDAKKCNEEGMDAYFSIVNSAMSLEEAMKPEVAYENMKQTTQQIFNLIQAIN
- a CDS encoding alpha-amylase family protein — encoded protein: MGRRDEFEQRLAKHYDDLKWTYHYVYDQFGASDEDFESLMRVIEKKYQERQAELKALDQRDSHWFMAQDMIGMMLYVDLFAGDLKNLSQKIPYLKELGVTYVHLMPLLKPREGENDGGYAVEDYRDIDPRIGTMNDFIQMLSEFREAGISVCIDYVLNHTAKEHEWAKRALEGNYFYQSMYMMYEHYDIPALYNKTVPEVLPDKCPGNFTYYEEINHHVFTSFSDFQWDLNFKNPYVFEQMVDIMLFLANTGVNIIRLDAIPFMWKELGTSCRNLPMIHELMHLLHLIKEIACPSLVLLGEAIVEPYEIVKYFGDEHKVECELMYNANFMVNIWNSLATRDTRVMRLDSERYTTPKSGTWINYARCHDDIGWGFSEDAIWLTGSNPVDHKQFMIDFYSGKFPGSFATGEIYQYNPVTRDARINGTLASLAGLEQALRYDNSAMIETAIARINLIHALLLGSQGIPLLYSCDELATINDYSYLEDEHKCREGRWVHRPAMDWDRAKKRHDLTTPVGQVFQMLKHLINIRKNEPLFAGDVKNEILRLSNHHVYGIGKFQDDAKMLLLFNFSEHKLYLPTTEMKQCGFSGMMSDLVSDKRIHLEDEVIVVEPYEFLWFKN